GTTCGCGTCGGCTGAAACGACGTTGCAGCGCATCCAGCGCACCGGCGAGGTGCGCATCGGTTATGCGAACGAGGCGCCGTTCGCCTACACGCAGCCGGACGGCAAGGTGACGGGCGAGTCGCCTGAAATCTCGCGCAAGATCTTCGAAAAGCTCGGCGTGAAAAAAGTGGATGCCGTGCTGACGGAATGGGGCTCGCTGATTCCGGGCCTGCGCGCCGGACGCTTCGACGTGATCGCGGCGGGCATGTACATCACGCCCGAGCGGTGCAAGCAGGTTGCTTTCGCCGATCCGCAATACCAGATCCAGGACACGCTGCTCGTGATGAAGGGCAATCCGAAGAATCTGCACAGCTATGGCGATGTCGCGAAGCAGCCGGACCTCAAGCTCGCGGTGATGGCGGGCGCCGTTGAGGTCGCCAATTCGCGCGATGCGGGCGTCAAGGACGCGCAACTGCTGCAGGTGCCCGACACGACAGCGCAGCTACAGGCCGTGCGCACGCGCCGCGCCGACGCTGCAGCCGGCACCGCGCTGACGATGAAGGGGCTTGCATCGAAAGATGCAGGCCAGGTCGAAACCGTCTCCTTCTTCAAGGACGATCCGAACCACACGGGCTACGGCGCGCTTGCGTTCCGGCCGGAGGACACCGATCTGCGCGATGCCGTGAACAAGCAACTGCATCAATGGCTCGGCACACCCGATCATCTCGCTACTGTCGGACCCTTCGGCTTCGACAAAACCAATCTGACCACGAAGACAGCCGCGCAAATCTGCGGCCAGTGACGCGTCGCAACGGGTTCGCATCGTCGATGCGTATCCATTGCGGGGCACGCGAGTCTCACGCGCCGCGAACGCATTACATCGCTTGCGGTGCAATGCGAATCGCGCACGCCAGGGAGGCACCGAGATTGCTTCCCGCATCCAATCCCGCGCGCATCTGTGCGCCATCATGCAAGCGAGGCAACCGCCATGCGTGAACTGTTTCCCCTGCTGCTGCAAGGCACGCTCGTCACCATCGAGATTGCCGCGCTCGGCACGCTGCTCGCCATCGCCATGGCCTTCATCGCCACGGCTGCAAAGCTCGCGCCATGGGCGCCCGTGCGCTGGGCCGGCAACGTGTATGTCGAAGTCTTTCGCGGCACATCGCTGCTCGTGCAGTTGTTCTGGTTCTTCTTCGTGCTGCCGCTGCCGCCGTTCAGGATCGAGCTGACGCCGTTCACGGTGGCCATCGTCGGCCTTGGTCTGCACTACGGCGCGTACGGCTCGGAGATTCTACGCGGCGCGTTGCGCTCGGTGCCGGGCGGCCAGTTCGAAGCGGCCGTCGCGCTGAACATGTCGGCCTTCGCGCGCATGCGCCGCATCATCCTGCCGCAGGCGATGATCAACGCGCTGCCGCCGGCGACCAACCTGATGATCGAGTTGTTGAAGGGCACCTCGCTCGTCTCGCTGATCACGCTGTCGGATCTCACGTTCCGCGCGCGCCAGCTCGACGAGGCAACGTTCAAGACAGCCGAGATCTTCTGCCTCACGCTCGTCATCTACTTCGTGCTCGCGCAGCTGCTTGTCACGCTGATGCGTCATTTCGAGCGGCGCGTGAGCCACGGCATCATCGCTCACAGTTCGCGACAGATCACGCAAAAGGCGGCGTCATGAATCATTTCTTCGATCTGCAGTACGCCGCACATATCCTGCCC
The Paraburkholderia terrae genome window above contains:
- the ehuB gene encoding ectoine/hydroxyectoine ABC transporter substrate-binding protein EhuB gives rise to the protein MKSKRTSVMLGALCLAAASLAMHTQFASAETTLQRIQRTGEVRIGYANEAPFAYTQPDGKVTGESPEISRKIFEKLGVKKVDAVLTEWGSLIPGLRAGRFDVIAAGMYITPERCKQVAFADPQYQIQDTLLVMKGNPKNLHSYGDVAKQPDLKLAVMAGAVEVANSRDAGVKDAQLLQVPDTTAQLQAVRTRRADAAAGTALTMKGLASKDAGQVETVSFFKDDPNHTGYGALAFRPEDTDLRDAVNKQLHQWLGTPDHLATVGPFGFDKTNLTTKTAAQICGQ
- the ehuC gene encoding ectoine/hydroxyectoine ABC transporter permease subunit EhuC; amino-acid sequence: MRELFPLLLQGTLVTIEIAALGTLLAIAMAFIATAAKLAPWAPVRWAGNVYVEVFRGTSLLVQLFWFFFVLPLPPFRIELTPFTVAIVGLGLHYGAYGSEILRGALRSVPGGQFEAAVALNMSAFARMRRIILPQAMINALPPATNLMIELLKGTSLVSLITLSDLTFRARQLDEATFKTAEIFCLTLVIYFVLAQLLVTLMRHFERRVSHGIIAHSSRQITQKAAS